In Thermoanaerobaculales bacterium, one DNA window encodes the following:
- the bamD gene encoding outer membrane protein assembly factor BamD, with protein sequence MTKRLFTNLALLVMSITLTLTGCSSTRSDDDEVLEELASLDKQTIFDRAEALYADKEYVEARKYFSFVYDTFPNDPLGHKAALRVADTYAAKADPTSRTEARLRYRDFANRYPNDPDRDYALLMVGNTYSSKNIRPDRDLTNLHEAYTAYQQLTTLYPNSRYAEEAQSRIVALRETLAEHEWLVAQFYYRNRRWQGALWRLEYLQENYPDYSKIEDVNSLVEEINSKVAEFAETYRKLLEERSKSQER encoded by the coding sequence GTGACCAAGCGGCTCTTCACGAATCTCGCGCTTCTGGTGATGTCCATCACTTTGACTCTGACCGGCTGCTCGAGCACACGCTCCGACGATGACGAGGTCCTCGAGGAGCTTGCCTCCCTCGACAAGCAGACGATTTTCGACCGCGCCGAGGCGCTGTACGCCGACAAAGAATATGTCGAAGCGCGGAAGTACTTCTCGTTCGTCTATGACACCTTTCCAAACGACCCCCTCGGGCACAAGGCCGCGCTCCGGGTAGCCGACACCTACGCCGCCAAGGCGGACCCGACCAGCCGCACCGAGGCCCGCCTGCGCTACCGCGACTTCGCCAACCGCTACCCCAACGATCCGGATCGCGACTACGCCCTGCTGATGGTGGGAAATACGTATAGCTCCAAGAACATACGTCCGGACCGCGACCTCACGAACCTGCACGAGGCGTACACCGCCTACCAGCAGCTGACGACCCTCTACCCGAACTCGCGGTATGCCGAGGAGGCCCAGTCGCGGATCGTCGCGTTGCGCGAGACCCTGGCCGAGCACGAGTGGCTCGTGGCGCAGTTTTACTACCGGAATAGGCGCTGGCAGGGCGCCCTGTGGCGGCTTGAATACCTCCAGGAAAACTACCCCGATTACTCAAAAATCGAGGATGTCAATTCGCTGGTCGAGGAGATCAATAGCAAGGTCGCCGAGTTCGCGGAAACCTACAGGAAACTCCTGGAGGAAAGAAGCAAGTCACAGGAGCGTTGA
- a CDS encoding LysM domain-containing protein → MRVAVRLAIVIVFTAATVAAQSVAPPPRPLYLRGDHWTPYDPPTEFPDGSQVYIIQKGDTLWDLARKNLGDPYLWPQIWERNPYILDSHWIYPGDPLVIDVAVQPPVAAPQAVAEEEAAAVAAPAAPSAEPGAGAVSEGIPFPLGSPADVYCFARLFEADEVFPFKITSSERIGMQDHFSEGEIMYIDGGVNQGVAAGDEFFILHRRRPLAHPISNEKMGIVYTQVGRLRVLCAQEDTAIAEITAACDPVVFGDVLLPFQPVPVPLVIAPDPSDRCDTPNGKPTGYIVYNRDDQIEIGTDWTVFIDLGAAEGIYPGMFATVFRDNPVEGMPRLVIGELGVLTVEEGYSTAKVTKAWRPVEVGDRVEIK, encoded by the coding sequence ATGAGAGTCGCAGTCCGCCTTGCGATCGTGATCGTTTTCACAGCCGCGACGGTCGCCGCCCAATCAGTGGCTCCACCGCCCAGGCCCCTCTACCTCCGTGGTGACCACTGGACGCCGTACGACCCGCCGACGGAGTTTCCCGACGGCAGCCAGGTCTACATCATCCAGAAGGGAGACACCCTCTGGGACCTGGCGCGGAAGAACCTCGGCGACCCCTACCTGTGGCCGCAGATCTGGGAGCGCAACCCCTACATCCTGGACTCGCACTGGATCTACCCCGGCGACCCGCTGGTGATCGACGTCGCGGTTCAACCGCCGGTGGCCGCGCCTCAGGCCGTGGCCGAGGAGGAGGCGGCGGCGGTGGCCGCACCGGCCGCGCCCTCGGCCGAGCCCGGCGCGGGCGCGGTGTCCGAGGGGATCCCGTTCCCGCTCGGCAGCCCGGCCGACGTCTACTGCTTCGCCAGGCTGTTCGAGGCCGACGAGGTCTTCCCGTTCAAGATCACCTCATCCGAGCGCATCGGCATGCAGGACCACTTCTCCGAGGGCGAGATCATGTACATCGACGGTGGCGTCAACCAGGGCGTGGCCGCCGGTGACGAGTTCTTCATCCTCCACCGCAGGCGGCCCCTGGCCCACCCGATCTCGAATGAGAAGATGGGCATCGTCTACACCCAGGTCGGACGGCTCCGGGTGCTGTGCGCGCAGGAGGACACGGCGATCGCCGAGATTACCGCCGCCTGCGATCCGGTGGTCTTCGGCGACGTCCTGCTGCCCTTCCAGCCGGTGCCGGTGCCGCTGGTGATCGCGCCGGATCCCTCGGACCGCTGCGACACGCCGAACGGCAAGCCCACCGGCTACATCGTCTACAACCGGGACGATCAGATCGAGATCGGCACCGACTGGACGGTGTTCATCGACCTCGGCGCCGCGGAGGGCATCTACCCCGGGATGTTCGCGACCGTCTTCCGTGACAACCCGGTCGAGGGCATGCCGCGGCTGGTGATCGGCGAGCTCGGCGTCCTCACCGTGGAGGAGGGTTACTCGACCGCCAAGGTCACCAAGGCCTGGCGTCCGGTCGAGGTCGGTGACCGCGTCGAGATCAAGTAG
- the rpe gene encoding ribulose-phosphate 3-epimerase has product MSARIAPSLLAADFAHLGREVAEVQAAGADLLHLDIMDGCFVPNLTFGPLVVQQLAACCAIPLDAHLMVVDPDPLVGELAAAGVRRVAIHVEAARHLHLSLAGIRGRGMAAGIAINPATALCALSDALPFTDFVLVMSVNPGFGGQRFIPESIDKIGRLRAMCAGRDLDITVDGGVGPDNAAALVAAGATTLVAGSAIFGASDRGAAIAELRRCANGERP; this is encoded by the coding sequence GTGAGCGCCCGCATCGCGCCGTCGCTGCTGGCGGCCGACTTCGCCCACCTCGGCCGCGAGGTCGCCGAGGTGCAGGCGGCGGGCGCCGACCTGCTTCACCTCGACATCATGGACGGCTGCTTCGTCCCCAACCTCACCTTCGGACCGCTGGTGGTGCAGCAGCTCGCGGCCTGCTGCGCGATCCCGCTCGACGCGCACCTCATGGTCGTTGACCCCGACCCGCTGGTCGGCGAGCTCGCCGCCGCCGGCGTCCGCCGGGTGGCCATCCACGTCGAGGCCGCCCGCCACCTCCACCTCTCGCTCGCCGGGATCCGGGGGCGCGGCATGGCGGCGGGCATCGCGATCAACCCCGCCACAGCCCTGTGCGCCCTCTCCGACGCGCTGCCCTTCACCGACTTCGTGCTCGTCATGTCGGTCAACCCCGGCTTCGGCGGCCAGCGCTTCATCCCCGAGTCGATCGACAAGATCGGCCGTCTGCGCGCGATGTGCGCCGGCCGCGATCTCGACATCACGGTCGACGGCGGCGTCGGCCCCGACAACGCGGCGGCGCTGGTCGCAGCCGGCGCCACCACCCTGGTCGCCGGGTCGGCGATCTTCGGCGCCAGCGACCGCGGAGCGGCCATCGCCGAGCTGAGGCGGTGCGCCAACGGAGAGCGCCCGTGA